A DNA window from Camelina sativa cultivar DH55 chromosome 17, Cs, whole genome shotgun sequence contains the following coding sequences:
- the LOC104757619 gene encoding protein ABCI7, chloroplastic-like: protein MAAATVLGRLSLIPNLSCKPKLKSNRRTTPTSVSIRAQASFSDPFVLQLAESLEDSLSTSSSSPLQRIRESSAETLLSTPWPSKKDEPFRFTDTSFIRYSQIEPVSSTHQRNYEFLDDLSETQFPNAVIIDGFVSSLTIGPSDLPDGVYFGSFAGLPDELTNRISEFVGNFDSGDLFWSINGMGAPDLTVIYVPEGCKVENPIYLRYFCGETGDRESKRLPVSNPRVFVMVEEGGEIGIVEEFVGKEEQGFYWTNPVFEVVVQKNGKVKHSYLQKESMGSAHIKWTFVRQEAESEYELVEVSTGGKLGRHNLHVQQLGPDTLTELTTFHMCVNEQTLDLHSRIVLDHPRGTSRQLHKCIVAHSSGQAVFDGNVRVNKFAQQTNAGQLTRSLLLKPRATVNIKPNLQIIADDVKCSHGAAISDLEEDQLFYFQARGIDLETARRALISSFGSEVIEKFPNREIRDQARNHLKCLL, encoded by the exons ATGGCGGCTGCCACAGTTCTCGGTCGCTTATCACTGATACCAAATCTATCTTGTAAACCGAAATTGAAATCAAACAGAAGAACAACTCCGACAAGTGTTTCAATCCGAGCTCAAGCTTCCTTCTCCGACCCTTTTGTACTTCAATTAGCTGAATCACTCGAAGACtctctctcaacttcttcttcatcacctcTTCAGAGAATCCGAGAATCTTCCGCTGAGACTCTTTTATCAACACCATGGCCGTCGAAAAAAGACGAACCTTTCAGATTCACCGATACATCATTCATCCGATACTCCCAAATCGAACCCGTCTCCTCGACCCATCAACgaaattatgaatttttggaTGATCTGAGTGAAACCCAGTTCCCAAACGCCGTGATTATCGATGGGTTCGTGTCGAGTTTGACGATTGGTCCATCGGATTTGCCCGATGGTGTTTACTTCGGGAGCTTCGCTGGTCTACCGGATGAGTTAACGAACCGGATTTCTGAATTCGTTGGGAATTTCGATTCTGGTGATTTGTTCTGGTCTATTAACGGCATGGGGGCGCCGGATTTGACTGTGATTTATGTTCCTGAAGGATGTAAAGTGGAGAATCCGATTTATCTGAGGTACTTTTGTGGTGAAACCGGTGACCGGGAATCTAAACGGTTGCCGGTATCGAATCCTAGGGTTTTTGTGATGGTggaggaaggaggagagattggTATAGTTGAGGAGTTTGTGGGGAAAGAGGAACAAGGTTTTTATTGGACGAATCCTGttttcgaagttgttgttcagAAGAATGGGAAAGTGAAGCATTCGTATTTGCAGAAAGAGTCCATGGGTTCTGCTCATATCAAGTGGACTTTTGTTCGACAG GAGGCAGAGAGTGAATATGAGCTTGTTGAAGTGAGTACCGGCGGGAAACTGGGGAGGCACAATCTTCATGTGCAGCAGCTTGGGCCGGATACGCTCACGGAGTTAACCACGTTTCATATGTGTGTCAATGAGCAGACTCTAGATCTCCATAGCAGAATTGTCTTAGACCATCCCCGAGGCACTTCACGACAGCTCCACAAGTGTATTGTTGCTCATTCCTCTGGCCAAGCTGTTTTCGATGGCAATGTCCGAGTTAACaa ATTCGCACAACAGACCAACGCGGGACAACTAACGCGGAGCCTCCTATTGAAACCACGAGCCACGGTGAACATAAAACCGAATCTTCAGATCATTGCAGACGATGTCAAGTGCTCGCACGGAGCTGCAATCAGCGATCTTGAAGAAGACCAACTCTTCTATTTCCAAGCTCGTGGGATCGACTTGGAGACTGCAAGAAGAGCTCTCATATCCTCTTTTGGATCAGAGGTGATCGAGAAGTTTCCAAATCGAGAAATCCGCGACCAAGCCAGGAATCACCTCAAATGCTTGCTCTGA
- the LOC104757620 gene encoding uncharacterized protein LOC104757620 gives MASCAISNTIHTVTFKTTKRISPYNGLFGWNSDKKTDNIRLPQQPAYHDDVQIPFSLSLVNKTFLKGRELKCCYKASIDGFSATKFHERCDFKGPCVIIAYAKDKSFKFGGFSPEGYKSTDDYYDTFDAFLFYWLDDCDDPIVLPKIGGSGAALFDYARGGPQFGADGLLIGPPLAPVMGGFAGPDTNSGVGDLRMAKSRLGLSYAKRKDGKESIFGDENKVSLDDVLVFCNPYIASLY, from the exons ATGGCTTCGTGTGCCATCTCAAACACAATTCATACCGTAACCTTCAAGACCACGAAGAGAATAAGTCCTTACAACGGTCTATTCGGTTGGAACTCCGACAAGAAAACAGACAATATCCGGCTGCCGCAACAACCAGCCTACCACGACGACGTCCAgattcctttctctctttcgttgGTAAACAAAACCTTCTTAAAGG gaAGAGAATTAAAATGTTGCTACAAGGCAAGCATTGATGGGTTTAGTGCAACAAAGTTCCATGAACGTTGTGATTTCAAAGGTCCATGTGTTATCATAGCTTACGCTAAAGACAAGTCTTTCAAGTTTGGTGGATTTAGCCCAGAAGGTTATAAAAGTACTGACGATTATTACGATACATTTGATGCTTTCCTCTTCTATTGGCTCGACGATTGTGATGACCCAATCGTCCTTCCAAAGATTGGAGGAAGTGGAGCAGCTCTATTTGATTATGCACGCGGAGGGCCTCAATTTGGAGCTGATGGGCTTCTTATAGGACCGCCTTTAGCTCCCGTGATGGGCGGATTTGCGGGTCCGGATACGAACTCAGGGGTTGGCGATTTGAGGATGGCTAAATCAAGATTGGGTTTGTCATATGCTAAGAGGAAAGATGGGAAAGAATCTATCTTTGGAGATGAAAATAAGGTTAGTCTTGATGATGTATTGGTCTTTTGTAACCCCTATATTGCTTCTTTGTATTAA
- the LOC104757621 gene encoding MND1-interacting protein 1-like, which yields MGCTVREKHVKPSRRIRPVALRSDPPLCLIERIALSKSIVESSLKNLVYHPGLTDSGSVVVNSSSSPSEEEEENMWGYCTEEHLEEILLKHLEFFYNQAVSKLLDLGYEEGVAVKAVLSNGHCYGELDVLTNIVNNSLSYLNSSTSCDGQVEDRSETDFTDLRDLEEYSLAGMIYLLQQVKPNLSKGDAMWCLLMSELHVGRATTMDIPTPGNRARCCCTSSTKDDDSNKEDVVGSTSLDIAGFMAPALCRFHGGWDFGNGGGPEFSGNGFSTSGAAAELKLQREIDCPKRFNLSPSMKSLLKRNVAAFAAGFRASMKQKQIQSGTSGDPARVETCEQPRKSGSEESVSSVLEKFRDLNLDDDNLESVGEDGKDCVIVNLLHQVKDLEKKLKERKEWAHQKAMQAAQKVSEELADLKSLNSEREAIQLLLKKGKKAVEESTLKRLDDKESEVKKATTQMDSANKIVRKLENQNAEIRAEREGSKLSASESLKACMEETKKEKKCLKKLVAWEKQKLKLQDEITAEKDKINALYRTLAQTTQDEKDIEARWRQEQKAKEEALAQMEEEQRSKEAAEGHNKRKLETLRLKIELDFQRHKDDHQRLEQELSRLRASSDTDSSHLSNNVWKAEKSQGENIAKLLEELDKLEGTNENEANYDRECIICMKDEVSVVFLPCAHQVVCGSCSDSFFASNNNGGRKVTCPCCRSLIQQRIRIFGATS from the exons CCCGTTGCCTTAAGATCCGACCCGCCTCTATGTTTGATCGAGAGGATTGCTCTGTCGAAATCAATCGTGGAGTCAAGTCTCAAAAACCTTGTTTATCATCCAGGTCTTACTGATTCTGGCTCTGTTGTTGTTAATTCGTCGTCGAGCCCTagcgaggaggaggaggagaacaTGTGGGGTTATTGTACTGAGGAGCATTTGGAAGAGATATTGCTTAAACATTTGGAGTTTTTCTATAACCAAGCTGTTTCCAAGCTTCTTGACTTGGGTTACGAGGAAGGTGTCGCGGTTAAAGCGGTTTTGAGTAATGGTCACTGCTATGGTGAGTTGGATGTTTTGACCAACATTGTGAATAATTCATTGTCTTATCTGAATAGCAGCACTAGTTGTGATGGTCAAGTTGAGGATCGATCAGAGACTGATTTTACTGATTTGAGAGATTTGGAGGAGTATTCGCTTGCTGGTATGATTTACTTGCTGCAACAAGTTAAGCCTAATTTGAGTAAAGGTGATGCAATGTGGTGTTTGTTAATGAGTGAGCTCCATGTTGGTAGGGCGACTACTATGGATATCCCTACTCCAGGGAATAGAGCTCGTTGTTGTTGTACTAGTAGTACTAAGGATGATGATAGCAATAAAGAAGATGTTGTTGGTAGTACTAGTTTAGATATCGCTGGTTTCATGGCGCCAGCATTGTGTCGTTTCCATGGAGGTTGGGATTTTGGGAACGGGGGAGGGCCTGAGTTTTCTGGTAACGGGTTTTCTACAAGCGGTGCTGCTGCTGAGTTAAAACTGCAGAGAGAGATTGATTGTCCCAAAAGGTTTAATCTTTCCCCTTCCATGAAGTCCTTGTTGAAGCGGAATGTTGCAGCTTTTGCTGCTGGGTTTCGTGCTAGTATGAAGCAGAAGCAGATTCAGTCTGGAACTAGTGGCGATCCTGCACGTGTGGAAACTTGTGAGCAGCCACGCAAGTCAGGGAGTGAAGAAAGTGTTAGTTCGGTGTTGGAGAAATTTCGTGATCTGAACCTTGATGATGATAATCTTGAATCGGTGGGTGAGGATGGTAAGGATTGTGTGATAGTCAATCTGCTTCATCAAGTCAAGGATCtcgagaagaagttaaaggagAGGAAGGAATGGGCTCACCAGAAGGCAATGCAAGCTGCCCAAAAGGTTAGCGAAGAATTGGCCGACCTTAAGTCACTGAATAGTGAAAGAGAAGCAATCCAACTGCTGctgaaaaaggggaaaaaagctGTTGAAGAATCAACCCTTAAAAGATTAGACGACAAGGAAAGTGAAGTTAAAAAAGCTACTACTCAAATGGACAGCGCAAATAAGATAGTAAGAAAGCTTGAGAATCAAAATGCAGAAATCCGAGCAGAGAGGGAGGGTTCCAAATTAAGTGCTTCCGAATCGCTTAAAGCGTGCatggaagaaacaaagaaggagaaaaaatgCTTGAAGAAGCTTGTGGCATGGGAGAAGCAGAAACTCAAGTTGCAGGATGAGATTACCGCTGAGAAAGACAAAATCAATGCTCTTTATAGGACTTTAGCTCAGACTACACAGGATGAAAAGGACATCGAG GCGAGATGGAGACAAGAGCAGAAAGCAAAGGAGGAAGCTCTGGCTCAAATGGAGGAAGAACAACGCTCGAAAGAAGCAGCTGAGG GTCACAACAAGAGAAAGCTCGAGACTCTACGGTTAAAAATCGAACTAGACTTCCAAAGACACAAAGATGATCACCAAAGACTAGAGCAAGAACTCTCTAGACTCAGAGCCTCTTCAGATACCGACTCAAGCCACTTATCCAACAACGTTTGGAAAGCCGAAAAATCCCAAGGAGAAAACATTGCTAAGCTGCTTGAAGAACTCGATAAACTTGAAGGGACTAATGAGAATGAAGCAAACTATGATCGAGAATGCATCATCTGTATGAAAGATGAAGTCTCTGTGGTGTTCCTTCCTTGTGCGCATCAAGTTGTGTGTGGTAGTTGCAGTGATAGCTTCTTTGCGAGCAACAACAATGGCGGAAGGAAAGTCACTTGTCCTTGTTGTCGAAGTTTGATTCAACAGCGAATCCGTATCTTTGGAGCTACCTCATAA